The Prevotella fusca JCM 17724 genome includes a window with the following:
- a CDS encoding OmpH family outer membrane protein codes for MKKSFGNMAVLAMAAFAFIACNNQPQKNDTTASKTETAAPAAASQKIAYIEIDSIMSQYTYWKDVTKLIKAKEANIQRTLAGKQKAIQAAAANFQQNIQANKYTQAQAQQIQASIQKQAQDADALQQRLGAEYQNEVAKYNKALSDSVHNYLKEYNKDKKYSIILAKSGDNILYADPAYNITDDVVKGMNQAYKGMKK; via the coding sequence ATGAAGAAATCATTTGGCAATATGGCAGTGCTTGCCATGGCAGCATTCGCTTTCATTGCATGCAACAACCAGCCGCAAAAGAATGACACGACAGCAAGCAAGACTGAAACAGCCGCTCCTGCAGCTGCCAGTCAGAAAATTGCTTACATTGAGATTGACTCTATCATGAGCCAGTACACCTATTGGAAGGACGTGACAAAACTGATTAAGGCAAAAGAAGCTAACATCCAGCGTACGCTTGCCGGCAAGCAGAAGGCTATCCAGGCAGCTGCTGCTAACTTCCAGCAGAACATCCAGGCAAACAAATACACACAGGCACAGGCACAGCAGATTCAGGCAAGTATCCAGAAGCAGGCTCAGGATGCTGATGCTTTACAGCAGCGTCTTGGTGCTGAGTATCAGAACGAGGTTGCTAAGTATAACAAAGCTCTCTCTGACAGCGTGCATAACTATCTGAAGGAGTATAATAAGGATAAGAAGTATAGTATCATTCTTGCTAAGAGTGGTGATAATATCCTTTATGCTGATCCTGCTTACAACATTACAGACGATGTTGTTAAGGGTATGAACCAGGCTTACAAAGGTATGAAGAAGTAA